The Equus caballus isolate H_3958 breed thoroughbred chromosome 30, TB-T2T, whole genome shotgun sequence DNA segment CAACAGAGCTAAAAGGGATTTTCTGAGCTTCCCTGTCTAACCTAATTTTCCTCATCTCAGAGGATGGTTACTTTATGTATCTAATTGCTAGGGCCAAACCCTGGAGTTAATCTTTCTTTCATAACCATATCCAAATGATCAGATAATCCTGTTGACTCTAGTTTCAAAATATACCTACAGTCTGAGtacttctcaccacctcccttGCTGCCCCTTGATCCCAGCCACTGTCGCCTCCCTGAGGACTGCTCGCCCTTCTCCACCCCCAGTCTGTTTCCAGcatagcagccagagtgatcctacCTTTATTAAGATATCATTAACgcaccatacaattcacccatttaagttgtataattcagtgtttttttgtatattcacagagATGTGCAACCATTACCGCAGtctaaatttagaacatttttgtcccCTCAAAAGGAGACCCTGTTCACTCGCAGTCACTCCCTGTTCGTCCCCAtaacctccagcccctggcatccattaatctactttccattctggacatttcgtataagtGGAGTTGTATAATATATGACGTTTGTGAATGATGtttttcactgaacataatgttttcaaggtttatccatgttacAGCGTGTATTAGTACTTTATTCCTTCATATTGCAAAATagcattccactgtatggatatatcacattatATGTATCTGTTCATTAGTTGttagacatctgggttgtttccactttttggttattgtgaataatgctgctgtgaacatttgggTACAAGTTCCTATAGGGatgtttgttgtaatttctcttaggtatatacttaggagaaggatggctgggtcatatggtaattcttaAACTTCATAGACCGTTTTCcaaagcggctgcaccattttatattcctaccagcaatatatgaggattccagcttctccacatccttgcaaacCTGTGTTACTGTCGCTCTCTTTCATTATAGCCGTCCTGGTGGTTGTGAAGTGGTAGCTCATCagggttttgatttgcgtttccttaATGACCAATGACGCAGCATGATCCTTGTAAAGCATGAGTCAGATCGTGTCTCTCCTCTGCTGAGGACACTGTGATAGCCTCCTGTTTCACTCGGAGTAGAAGCCAAAGTCCTTCTGATCGCCTGCGAGTTCTGCGTGCTCCGCTCACTCCCTTTTCTTCTTcgacctctctgacctcatctgcTGTCGCTCTccctcttgtgttttcttctccaaACTCACTGCCTCCTTGCTGTTATTTGAACAGGCCAGATATGCTCCTGCCTCATTGCCTTTGCCTTAGCGATTTCCTTTACTTGGAAAGGTCTTTCTTCAGGTCTCACTATGGCTACCCTCCTGCAGGTCACATTTCTGAGAGGCCTGCCATGGCTGTTTACCATTGCAGCTGCATGCCACCCCCCACTTTCCAGCTGGCACTCCTGATCCCCTTATCCTGCTCCATCCCAGGATACTTGCTAATTTAATTACTAAGTTTCTTGGTTATTGTCTCTCTAAGATAGAAGTAAATTCCACCAGGGCCGGGATCTAGATCAGTGCCTGGCCTCTTCTGTTACATTTGTTCAGTAAAAGATGGTTTATCCATAAATAATTTCACATGACTATCTCAGATAGCTTTTATTAATACAGTAACGATTGCATCAGTTTGATATCTAATGGAgccaaaaaaatctgaaaaaaaatttatcgATTGAAAATTTAGTTTAAGGAATAAAGTTATGTACATCTATAAAACATTGGGCAAGTTACAGGCCCTTTTTGTCCAgaatttgttttgtaaaataaaggatGGAATCAGTGGTTTCCGGATACTTGTTTGGCTCTATATGAATTACTTAGGGCGTTTGTTGAAAATATAGAttcctgtctcccctcccctcctgctgaATCAGAGTCTGAGTTtctggaatatttatttttaacaagtgcCCCAGATAATTGTTGCATACAACTAGATTTAAGAAGAACTGTGATAGATAATTCCCAAGTTTCCTTTAAGCTCCAAAATACTACAATTTGATGTTCTACAAATGAAATCTCGATCTCTCTTTCTGAGTTGGAAAGATGAGTATCGTTATTATGCTGAACAAccaatatatatatgtttacagGAAGAATTGATTTAAAATTCACTTCCATTTACTTTAAGGTCAGTTTTATTGAAGTACCTTAAATTAGAGTAATAGAAATAGAGATTCGTTCCCATGAAAAAGAAGAGCTCCGAGTTCTGTCAGCAAAGCTTTGGTGttctggggagaaaatatttttattaaaatttgtccGTAGCTGATGAAATTCTTATATTGGAGTTCTGTAAATCGAGTGGTAGAGCTCGATGGGAGCTCAGGAAACGTCTAGTCCATTGCTCTCATTTTGTGGATAATTAGGAGGCTGAGAGCAGTGAAGAAGTCAGTGTTGCTAGAACTCAGGTTTTCTGACTTTAATATTCTTCCTCTCAtactaattaaaatttttgtcttcaATATATGTCTTAACTGCCGACGTTCTTTGGACTGCTGACTTAAAATTGACTGTGTTATAGTTATCtggtattttaatttaattgatgGAAAAGATTTTATCACATAAGATGTAATATTAGTTTCACTAGGTGAAATACAGTAATATGTTGACAGCAGTATCTAGGAAAAGGAATTATaggttgttttttaatgtaatcagaaaaaaatagctttCTGAGGCAGAGATTGGTTAAGGCAaggattttacatttttgttagtcatctCTGTTTTGACAGATTATTAGGAAGCTTGGGAGTGAAATTCTGTATTATCACCCTAAAAGCAACGTGGAGGCGTTCAATACCTTTGCTGACCGGATGAAAAATATTGGCGTCATGAATTACTTAAAGGTGAGCTTGTGGGCTTTGTGAATTTACATTTGCAGGGGTCATTTTTATAAGTTGTTCGTCTCTGTGATAAGGTAGGTAATGATGTAAAAAGCATGGAAAAAGGGTGAGACACCTGGATGCATAAGAGAAGCCGAAAGAAAGCAGCGTTATGAGAACTGTTTACTTCTTCGTGTCCTGTCGCCTACCCTGTTCTCTGAGAGCAGATACCTTCTCTTTGTACAGCTCTGGCTGCCGAAACCAGGCTTCCAGAGATGGCAGCTGCTCCTCATTAGGATGATGGGCCAGATCCTAATATCTTTGCTTAAGTCATTTGAGCTCTCTAGGAATTGGtgcttttggaaaaagaaaagagctaaaCACATTGGGAATTTGAATAcatgaaaaagtattttttccccagctttattgagatataattgacatataacattgtgcaagtttaagacgtacaaagtgatgatttgatGCACACAtgtattgtgaaatatttatcaCAGTGAGGTTGGTTAACACGTGCTTCACCTCACGTAATTACTATTCTGTTATTGTCATGAAAACAGTAGAGCTCTGCTCTCATAGCGTCTTTCAAGCGTGCAATCCAGTGATAGTAACGgtggtcaccatgctgtgcattagatccctgGAACTTAATTATCTTCTGACTGAAAATTTGTGCCCTTTAACCAACATCTCTGCATTTCCTCCACCCCTCAGTGCCTGCCATCCACCATTCTGCTCTCCGTTTGCATGAGTTcagtgtttttagattccacatataagtgaaattatatggtatttgttttcatctgacttgtttcacttagcgtaatgctcTCAGGGTCTATCCGTGTTGTCGAAAATgggaggatttccttcttttttatgactgaataatattcgattgtgtgtatgtgtgtcacaTTTTCCTtatgcattcatctgttgatggacacttaggttgtttccatgtcttggcttttgtcaatagtgctgcaataaacGTGGGAGTGCAGAAATCTATTTGAGACAGTGATTTTATCTTTGGACCTATACCCAGAAgggagattgctggatcatattgtagttctatttttaggtttttgaggaGCAACCATACTGCTCTCCATAGTGGCTATACtgatttatattcccaccagcagtgtacaagggtttcattttcttcacgtctttaccagcatttgttatctctttttgatgatagccactctaacatgtgagatgatatctcactgtggtttcatttgtgtttccctgGTGGGTAGAGATGTTGAACACCTTTCCCATACTTGTTGgccttttgtatgtcttctttggaaaaatgtctattcaggtcctctgcccattttttaattggattttttggggttttttttgctatgGAGTTacatgagttccttatatattttggatgttaacctcaTAGTAggtatatggcttgcaaatattttctcccattctgtagggtgccttttcattttgttggttggtggttttgcttgcagaagctttttagtttgatgtagtcccacatgttgatttttgcttttgtttcttctgcttttggtgttgtatccaaaaaaatcattgccaagactaatgtcaaggacCTTACTCCCccttgttttcttctggaagttttacggttttaggtcttacatttaagtccttaattcgttttgagttaattttcgtgggtggtgtaagataggagtccagtttcattcttttgcttatgaatatccagttttcccaacacagtttattgaaaagactgttttgtCCCCATTGAGTCTTGgcccccttgtcaaatattagttggctGTATATGCATcagtttatttctggcctctctattctattccattggtctacatgtcTGTTTTCACACCAGTAccgtactgttttgatttctatagctttgtaataccatttgaaatcaggaagtgtgatgcctccagctttgttctctctcaagattgtgttggctattcaggatcttttgtggttccatacagattttaggattttttttttctgaggaagattagccctgagctaacatctgccaatcctcctcttttttctgaggaagactggccctgagctagcatccatgcccatcttcctctactttttatatgtgggacacctaccacagcatgccttgcacccaggatctgaaccggcaaaccccgggccgccaaagccgaaagtgcgcacttaactgctgcaccaccaggccagctccaaggatttttttctatttctgtgaaaaatgccattggaattttgacagggattgcattgaatctacagctggctttgggtagtatggacatctgaacaatattaactcttcccaTCCATGTGTGAAAATGTTGTACTGTTCCTAATGTTTAGGGGGACTTcctctccaaattcatatgttctTTGATAAACATCTTAGCCAAAAGGACTGAGATGTTTCCAAAATGTTAGCTATCTTCATCTCTGTGATGTATATTTGACTAAAAGAGCActttttcaataaagtttttaaatgctttgctttttcatttttttctgtgtccctaaataaagttttactggaacatagCCACACCCCTTCGTTTCCATAttgttaatagctgctttgaGCGTGACAGGTGACAGAGTAGAGTAGTTGTGACGGAGACCTTCTGGCCTACAAAGCCTAATATGTACTCTGAGGttcctattttgttttattcttgctttttctagtttccaagttttctttattgtggtaaaatatatataacataaaatatgctATGTTAACCATTTTTgattgtacaattcagtggcattaattacattcatagtgttgtgcagccatcaccagtatttgtaaaacttttctgtcaccccaaacagaaactttgtacccattaagcGGTTAATCCCCATTCACTTCTCCTCCCAGCTTCCAGTAAcctctaatctgttttctgtttctatgaattgacctattctagatatttcgtatgagtggaatcatatatttgtccttttgtgtttgtcttatttcacttagcttaatgttttcaagaCTTATCCATGTggtggcatgtgtcagaacttcatccctttttatggctgaataatattctgttgcgTGTAttgatcacattttgtttatccattcgtctgttgttGGGTTggttccaccttttggctattgtgcataatgctgcagtgaCCATTGGcctacaagtatctgtttgagtccctgtttcaCTTCCTTTGGGTATGTACCTAAGAATAGTATTAACTGGgtcacattatatatataaacatatacatagaaacatataattctgtgtttaacttttttatgaatcatcaaactgttttctacattggctgcaccattttgcactcccacagCTTTCTAATTTTGAAGAAGATTTCCCTtactttcagtttctttttagaGTGTACtgattaatttaagaaaaaaatctcctgAGTTTCTACTCACGTGTCAGGTGCTCTCTTATGATCTTGTTCTCTGGTATGCCAGTACACCGTGAGTAGAAATTAAATGGAGGCAGCATATGGTTCCACTTAAGGAGGAACTTTCTTAGTGAACAATTGGAGAAAAGAATGGCCTGTCTTGGTGTTGTGTgctccccttctcttctttcagGAGGAAACTGGATAGCCATTTCGTTGGGGAGGGAGAGTAGACTTTTAACTAAATTATTGGGTATGTCCTTTTGGGCTCATAGTGTCTATTCAGTTGTGGTAAGGAAACCTGAGAAGAACCTTATTTCACACTCCAGAGTCAGAAGGTGATAATTAGAATAGGCAATAAActgttttctattgtttataattttaaaaacacttactGCTATTTTCCAGGTTATGTGCTAGAAGTGTTTCTTGCAGTagagggagacagacatgtaaatggaataaattaTTATGGGTACCATAATAATGCAACAGACAGTgagaagacaaaggagaaaatggCCAGCTCTCTGGAATTGGAGAGGGCTGGGATTGAATGAGCAGAGGAGtctagaaaagaaaggaagtgatgcTTGAGATGAGTCTGAAAAGGGAGTGGGTATTCTCTAGGCGTTCAGGGGGCAAGGGTAGTTTGGCATGGCGGGGGGCTGGTCAAGAGCTTGATAGCCCTGTAGCCAGTGCTTCAGTTAGTCTAAAAATCACTTGGCTGGAAGCCAGGGGAAGTAGCGGGGGGAGAGGGAGGCCTCCCTGTGTGCCACACCTAAGGAGCTTGGGTAGGCAGTAGGAGCCGTTGAAGGATTTTACACAACGATTAACATGATGAGATGTCTTTGGCAGCCACGTGGAAGATGGATTGTATGGCGCCAAGACCGGAGAGACCAGTTGAGAAATTATTGCAATAGTTTGTGATGAAGGCCTTGGACTCTGTGGTCTGACTCTACTCACGTGATTAGCTGGATTCCCATTGTTCTCCTCCTTAGTGTCCCCCCTCCCTGTAGTGCTCTTCTTTGTGTAATTATTCTTATTGCTTCTCCTGTGTCAGGGATTCACTTACCTTTCCATCTAAACCGACGTCATTCTTCAATACCCTTTATTAAGATGTCTCTGAGCTTATATAACACGTATAAAATAAGGTATTGATTAACTGCTATGGACCAAAGTAGGTGTTAGGTGGTATgcaaatattatcttatttaatcctcaaaactctCTTCTGAAGGGTTAATGATAATTGTTCCATGTAACAGATAAGACTCTCAGAGGCTGAGTGACATCCTCAGATTTATGTAGCTTTTGATTAGCATCTGATCCAGGtctctctgtcttcaaagccCCTGCTCTGTTCACTAGATCACACTGTCTTCTCTTTGTAAGTTTGTGTGACTGTGCTCTCGTTTACATAGTGTTAATTGTCTCatgtttgtttcctctttgttaGATTGAAATTTTGGATGACAGGGACGATGTTGTTACATCATTTGTGGCTCATCACATATCATATGTTTACCGAGCTTTCTGACTGGTGGTTGTCTAATGACGTATTTGTCAGTGGGCTTTTTCTTATCCTTGTTGCAGATCTCCTTACAACACGCGCTGTACCTTCTGCATCACGGAATGCTTGAGGATGCGAACAGAAATCTCAGCCAGGCAGAGACGTGGAGATACGGTGAAAAGTCATCTTCGCAGGAAGTCTTAATCAACCTTATTCAGGCCTATAAAGGGCTTTTGCAGTATTATGCTTGGTCTAAAAAGAAGATGGAATTGTCCCAGCTCGGTGAGTGGATGTGAGTGGACTTTGTCTGGTGGTGATGAGACTGACTCAGAGGGACAGAAGGCTGAAGGGCTCGTCTGATTCCCCGGCTTCCCGGCCTGGCTTCATCCATGTGGTACGGAGAACAGACATTTCTGTTGATGGAAGATTCTTGATCATCCTTTATAATATTTCTGATACATCAAAAGGCTTTTCAGACATAAATTAGATATTCATAAATTAAGTTCATGACCATTTTagatttgttactttttaaaatatgatttccgAGAATGGTTACACATTTTCTTTGGTAGGCATTATTACATATGATAAACATGTCTTGCTTTGTGTTTAGAATGGAGTTCAGTTTGCTTTGTAGGGTGGTTTCTCAGAATAGTAATATGTTTAAAGAACAGGGCAAGAtaaagttgttttatttctgtccAAAGGTCATAACAATTCTCTCGATTTACTGACCACACCAAAAATTGACCATGTGTCCTGACTTCTCAAACTGAttccctttcccttcctttcagtgGTGatgtcctcctctccccctcttgTTCTGAGAAGGATTTAATCCACTTTATTTAGAAACATAGGATAAAACAAGTCATTTTAACTGAGAAAAGCAGACAAAAGAATGTAAAAGGAAGGTGATACCAAAAAAGAAGGTAGAACACTAAATAGATACCATGAAATCCTGTTCACCTTCTTGGGATGAGCTACAAATTTAGActgaaaaccaaaaggaaaactaTCTACTGTATGATGGGGGAAGCACAGCTGTCCTAGTAGGGAGactagaattaaataaaattcactaTAGAGACATTCTCAAGGTGGCTCATAGAGAAGGCACCATAAAAAGTTTCAATAGCATTACAGTAACTTAGGtactttgttcattcaacaatatttttaaagtacatcctatgtgccagacactgttatTAGTGCTAGAAATATGTAGTGAACAGAAATAAGGTCCCTAATTTCATGAAGCTTACATGGGGTCAGATAGAAAATAgacaataatttaataaaataatacattttatgaaaACAATGAAAGCGATGGAATCAGAGAAGGGGAACTTAAGATATGGTAGTCAAAGAAGGCCTCTTTGAAAAGTCGTTTGGACTGAGACCAGTCCAATGAGAAGGAGCCAACTGTTCAAAGATCTGATGTTTCATCTCTGGAGGGAAAAATGATTTGcttatttctcaaagaaaaattttgtctGTCTACTTTGGAGAATATTTCCGATGCATATCTCTAATACAGCCCAGTCCACTAATGTCACGGGACTGTAAGCTCTCCAGTGACAAGCACTATGTAGTATTCATCTTCGGGTTTCCAACACCATGCACTGTGCTTGGCTTACAGAGgatctcaataaatgttgaattgaacaaacgaatgaatgaatgaatggaaatcTGTAATACACTATGCTTGCTTAATAGCCCATTTAATAACTCATGTGGGGACTTAAAAACTAAAGACATGAATTACGTATACATAAAGTGTATGTAGGAATCTGTAAAAACTGGAGGAGGAATAATTAAGTTCCTTATCTAACAAGATTCTTGATGCTCTAGTTAGAAATTGATTCTTtgtaattaaatttatatattactaTCATTAGTCCCCTTATTTCAATACctgaattatttctttctttctttattttggtgaggaagattggccctgagctaacatctgttgccagtattcctctattttgtatgtgggatgccaccacagcatagcttgatgagcactgtgtaggtccatgcccaggatccaaatccgtgaaccctaggccactgaagtggagtacgcaaacttaaccatcatgccactgggccagccctatttattttcaatagaaaaataaaaattcaaagtaagTTCTGTTTATCTATTCCTATTTACAAACCAcacaaaatttagtggcttaaagcaacaccaTTTTATTATATCTCATGTTTTTGTGGGTTAGTAGTTTGGGCATTTCTTGGCTGAGTAACCAATAGATGCTCCACGTGGCATCAAGTGGAGTTACTTGGTGCTATTTAACTGGAGGCTAGGGTGGTTCAAGGCTCAAAAGGGCTTCACTCCGCTGATGTCTGGGGTGGGAAGTCTGGAAGCCTAGGCTCAGCTGGACCCCA contains these protein-coding regions:
- the LOC100629977 gene encoding TATA box-binding protein-associated factor RNA polymerase I subunit A, with the protein product MSDFSEELIKSTTEDDQGERCELSGTGMHFPWLQKHIETVATGGKKEKDFAQTTSACLSFIQEALLKHQWQQAAEYMHSYLQVLEDSDSCKRQAAPEIIRKLGSEILYYHPKSNVEAFNTFADRMKNIGVMNYLKISLQHALYLLHHGMLEDANRNLSQAETWRYGEKSSSQEVLINLIQAYKGLLQYYAWSKKKMELSQLGEWM